A stretch of the Fusobacterium varium genome encodes the following:
- the trmD gene encoding tRNA (guanine(37)-N(1))-methyltransferase gives MKINILTLFPEMFSGFKSESIIGRAVEKGSLEINVIDIRDFCYDKHKQADDTPFGGGAGMVMKPEPLIRALKTTAGKVIYTSPQGVKFNQQLAVKLAQEKEITIIAGHYEGIDERVIESNVDIEISIGDFVLTGGELPAMVMTDCIARLIPGVIKKESYENDSFFNGLLDYPHYTRPAEYEGMKVPEVLLSGHHKNIELWRLKESLKRTYLRRKDLLEKRELSKAEKKLLAEIKAELGKEQK, from the coding sequence ATGAAAATCAACATTTTGACTCTATTTCCTGAGATGTTTTCTGGATTTAAAAGCGAAAGTATAATAGGAAGAGCTGTAGAAAAGGGCAGCCTTGAAATAAATGTAATAGATATCAGAGATTTTTGTTATGACAAACATAAACAGGCTGATGATACTCCTTTTGGTGGAGGGGCAGGAATGGTAATGAAACCTGAGCCACTTATAAGAGCACTGAAAACAACAGCTGGAAAAGTAATATACACTTCGCCGCAAGGGGTAAAATTTAATCAGCAGCTAGCTGTAAAACTTGCTCAGGAAAAAGAGATAACAATAATTGCTGGACATTATGAAGGAATAGATGAGAGGGTAATTGAGAGTAATGTTGATATAGAAATATCAATAGGGGATTTTGTTCTCACAGGAGGAGAATTGCCAGCAATGGTAATGACTGATTGTATTGCAAGACTTATTCCAGGAGTTATAAAAAAAGAATCTTATGAAAATGATTCTTTTTTCAATGGGTTGCTGGATTATCCCCATTATACAAGACCTGCTGAATATGAAGGAATGAAAGTTCCAGAGGTGCTGTTATCAGGACATCATAAAAATATAGAACTTTGGCGACTTAAAGAAAGTCTGAAAAGAACATATTTAAGAAGAAAAGATTTGCTTGAAAAAAGAGAACTAAGTAAAGCAGAAAAAAAACTTTTAGCTGAAATAAAGGCAGAACTTGGAAAGGAGCAGAAATGA
- a CDS encoding acetyltransferase: MIYKLNNLIPKIGKNNYIADSAAIIGNVETGDNVSIWFSAVLRGDMSKIIIGDNSNVQDNSTLHGDSDFPTTIGKGVTIGHNCVVHGCTVGDNSIIGMGSQILNGSIIPKNCIVSAGAVVNSKLKAEEGDLIAGSPAIVIKKLSEKHWKYLSYARDSYLTKIKRYSENLEKININENN; the protein is encoded by the coding sequence ATGATATACAAATTAAATAATCTTATTCCTAAGATAGGAAAAAATAATTATATAGCAGACAGTGCAGCTATTATTGGAAATGTAGAAACTGGAGATAATGTTTCTATATGGTTTTCAGCTGTATTGAGAGGAGATATGAGTAAAATAATCATTGGAGATAATTCTAATGTGCAAGACAACTCAACTCTTCATGGAGATTCAGATTTTCCTACAACTATTGGAAAAGGGGTTACTATTGGACATAATTGTGTAGTTCATGGCTGCACTGTTGGAGATAATTCTATAATAGGAATGGGAAGTCAGATACTTAATGGGAGTATAATTCCAAAAAACTGTATTGTATCAGCTGGGGCAGTAGTAAATAGTAAATTAAAAGCTGAAGAGGGAGATCTTATAGCTGGTTCACCAGCTATAGTTATAAAAAAGTTGTCTGAAAAACATTGGAAATATTTAAGCTATGCCAGAGATTCATATCTTACAAAAATAAAAAGATATTCAGAAAACTTGGAAAAAATAAATATAAATGAGAATAACTAG